From Helicobacter sp. MIT 05-5293, one genomic window encodes:
- a CDS encoding KpsF/GutQ family sugar-phosphate isomerase translates to MPHTEDSMLIQEELDKICALNTINSEIDTITKLRDGLDNNLTFALNIMQDSKGRIIITGIGKSGHIGKKIAASLASTGTPSFFVHPAEASHGDLGMITEDDVVVAISNSGESRELLDILQYCKHFGIKLIAITKNPKSSLGKAGDVVLQLPNAGEACPLGLAPTNSTTATLVWGDILTTGLMQRKGFTKSDFNQRHPGGKLGSVLQKVCDLMHTDSQMPILEENINMQQVLLEMTSKRLGCVGFVNAEGDFTGIFTDGDLRRCLSSEIFNQKAIDVMTKSPITISKDMLASEAIKLMRDRKITNLFVVEDNKPIGVIHIHDLLNNGVA, encoded by the coding sequence ATGCCCCACACAGAAGATTCTATGTTGATTCAAGAAGAGTTAGATAAAATTTGTGCTTTAAATACCATCAATAGTGAGATTGATACAATCACCAAGCTTCGTGATGGTTTGGATAATAATCTCACTTTTGCCTTGAATATTATGCAAGATTCTAAGGGTCGGATTATTATTACCGGTATAGGAAAATCCGGGCATATCGGCAAGAAGATTGCTGCTTCTTTGGCATCAACCGGCACGCCGTCATTTTTCGTGCATCCTGCTGAAGCAAGTCATGGTGATTTAGGAATGATTACAGAAGATGATGTTGTAGTCGCAATTTCAAATAGTGGGGAATCACGAGAGTTACTTGATATTTTGCAATATTGCAAACATTTTGGGATTAAGCTGATTGCCATTACTAAGAATCCTAAAAGCTCATTAGGCAAGGCAGGAGATGTTGTTTTACAGCTCCCAAATGCTGGTGAGGCTTGTCCTTTGGGTCTTGCACCTACAAATTCGACAACCGCAACGCTTGTGTGGGGCGATATTTTGACAACAGGATTGATGCAAAGAAAAGGATTCACGAAATCAGATTTTAATCAAAGACACCCGGGTGGGAAATTAGGCTCTGTATTGCAAAAGGTTTGTGATTTGATGCACACAGATTCACAAATGCCTATTTTGGAAGAAAATATCAATATGCAGCAGGTTTTGTTGGAAATGACTTCAAAAAGGCTTGGTTGTGTTGGTTTTGTGAATGCAGAGGGAGATTTTACAGGAATATTTACCGATGGTGATTTGAGACGTTGTCTATCGAGTGAGATTTTCAATCAAAAAGCTATTGATGTGATGACCAAGTCTCCTATAACAATATCAAAAGATATGCTAGCGTCTGAAGCGATAAAATTAATGCGTGATAGAAAAATCACCAATCTTTTTGTGGTAGAGGACAATAAACCAATCGGTGTCATTCATATTCATGATTTGCTGAATAATGGGGTGGCTTAA
- a CDS encoding pyridoxine 5'-phosphate synthase — MKLGVNIDHIATLREARAINDPNPLEAVFVAKNAGADQITLHLREDRRHIHDDDVKLIVHTSPLPVNIESALDEQIVDYLCSLAPHRITLVPEKREEVTTEGGLDIESHYTTIREVIKTFESRGIATSLFIDAKKESVFLARELGTQAIELHTGHYANLCLMRESNLPHTHHSIKTMELSRQELYEEMIYTLDEIAQCAKIATSSADTRALECFAGHGLNYHNVARICAIPQISELNIGQSIIARSVFVGLEKAIVQMREAMCQR, encoded by the coding sequence ATGAAGCTAGGAGTAAATATTGATCATATTGCGACTTTGCGTGAGGCAAGAGCGATTAATGATCCTAATCCTTTAGAGGCTGTTTTTGTTGCTAAAAACGCAGGTGCGGATCAAATCACCCTACATTTGCGCGAAGACAGACGTCATATTCATGATGATGATGTGAAGCTCATTGTGCATACTTCTCCTTTACCTGTCAATATAGAATCTGCGCTTGATGAGCAGATTGTCGATTATTTATGCTCCCTTGCCCCCCATCGTATCACGCTCGTGCCAGAAAAACGCGAAGAAGTTACTACAGAAGGTGGCTTGGATATAGAATCTCATTATACAACAATCCGTGAGGTGATTAAGACTTTTGAGAGTAGAGGGATTGCGACTTCACTTTTTATCGATGCCAAAAAAGAATCTGTTTTTCTTGCACGAGAGCTTGGCACTCAAGCTATAGAATTACACACAGGACATTATGCGAATCTTTGCCTTATGAGAGAGAGTAATCTCCCTCACACTCATCATAGTATTAAGACAATGGAGCTTTCGCGACAAGAGCTTTATGAAGAAATGATTTATACGCTTGATGAAATCGCACAATGCGCTAAGATAGCGACTTCAAGCGCGGATACAAGAGCATTAGAATGTTTTGCAGGGCATGGATTGAATTACCATAATGTCGCGAGAATCTGCGCGATTCCTCAAATCAGTGAGCTTAATATCGGACAGAGCATTATTGCACGATCTGTGTTTGTAGGATTGGAAAAAGCAATTGTGCAAATGAGGGAAGCAATGTGTCAAAGATAG
- a CDS encoding sugar phosphate nucleotidyltransferase, which produces MKIIIQAGGKGTRLEWLTRNKPKCLVPVNNLPIIFYAFQKFKDAEFTIIADYKADVLKKYLNTFASSYSFKILNVVGGGGHTFWHKRGNRRV; this is translated from the coding sequence ATGAAAATCATCATACAAGCAGGCGGTAAAGGGACGAGATTAGAATGGCTGACAAGGAATAAACCAAAATGCCTTGTGCCGGTTAATAATTTGCCTATTATTTTTTATGCGTTTCAAAAATTTAAAGATGCGGAATTTACGATTATTGCTGATTATAAGGCAGATGTTTTAAAAAAATATCTCAATACTTTTGCTTCTTCATATTCCTTTAAGATTCTAAATGTTGTCGGGGGGGGGGGGCACACTTTCTGGCATAAAAGAGGCAATCGCAGAGTATAA
- a CDS encoding acetolactate synthase large subunit, translating to MKTITGAQMLIESLHLEGVKIVFGYPGGAVLHIYDEIYKQTYFQHILARHEQGAVHAADGYARASGEVGVAIITSGPGFTNAITGIATAYTDSIPLVVISGQVPITQIGTDAFQEIDAVGISRPCTKHNYLVKHIKDLPRILKEAFYIARSGRPGPVLVDIPKDISGQLGEFHYPQSIDLISYKPTIKGNAKQIKRLCEGIAHAKKPLFYLGGGVILGNASEAVRKLVSRTQIPCVQTLLALGVLEHDNENLLGMLGMHGSYVANMAVSECDLLVCFGARFDDRVTGKLSEFAKYAKIAHIDIDPSSIGKIVNIDYPIVGDVKSVVEDMLLEINDYDPCSIKSWREHLKGYAQQHPLTFKDSEETIKPQWVIKKLGEILGDRAILTTDVGQHQMWAAQFYPFSFPRQFLTSGGLGTMGYGLPAALGAKLACNDKVVVNITGDGSILMNIQELMTCVAYKIPFINIILNNNYLGMVRQWQTFFYEDRFSHVDLSAQPDFAKLIESFGGVGFRVEHKKDFEQSLQKALDSQKVAFIEVIIDRYENVLPMVPSGKAIYEMILEDEKDK from the coding sequence ATGAAAACAATCACAGGTGCGCAGATGCTTATAGAATCTTTGCACCTTGAAGGTGTAAAGATTGTCTTTGGTTATCCGGGTGGAGCGGTTTTGCATATTTATGACGAAATCTATAAGCAAACCTATTTTCAACATATTCTTGCACGACACGAACAAGGTGCAGTGCATGCAGCCGATGGATATGCACGAGCAAGTGGTGAAGTGGGTGTCGCTATTATTACTTCGGGTCCGGGTTTTACAAATGCGATTACAGGTATTGCTACGGCTTATACAGATTCTATACCTTTGGTTGTCATCAGTGGGCAAGTGCCTATCACACAAATAGGCACAGATGCGTTTCAAGAAATTGATGCAGTGGGAATCTCTCGTCCTTGCACGAAACATAATTATCTTGTCAAACATATTAAAGATCTTCCCAGAATCCTTAAAGAGGCTTTTTATATTGCAAGAAGTGGGCGTCCGGGTCCCGTGCTTGTGGATATTCCTAAAGACATCAGCGGACAGCTTGGAGAGTTTCATTATCCACAAAGCATTGATCTTATAAGCTATAAACCTACCATTAAGGGTAATGCTAAACAAATTAAGAGATTATGCGAGGGCATCGCACATGCGAAAAAGCCGCTTTTTTATCTTGGTGGGGGTGTGATTCTCGGTAATGCAAGTGAAGCGGTAAGAAAACTTGTCTCTCGCACACAGATTCCTTGTGTGCAGACACTCCTTGCATTAGGCGTTTTAGAACATGATAATGAGAATCTGCTTGGTATGCTAGGAATGCATGGCAGTTATGTCGCTAATATGGCAGTGAGTGAATGCGATTTGCTCGTTTGTTTTGGTGCGAGATTTGATGATCGTGTAACGGGCAAACTTAGTGAATTTGCAAAGTATGCAAAGATTGCTCATATTGATATTGACCCAAGTTCTATTGGCAAGATTGTCAATATTGATTATCCTATTGTGGGTGATGTGAAGAGTGTCGTGGAAGATATGTTGCTTGAAATTAATGATTATGATCCTTGCAGTATCAAGTCATGGAGAGAGCATCTCAAAGGATATGCGCAACAACACCCGCTTACTTTCAAGGATAGTGAAGAGACAATCAAACCTCAATGGGTGATTAAAAAGCTTGGTGAGATTCTCGGGGATAGGGCGATTCTCACCACAGATGTAGGGCAGCATCAAATGTGGGCAGCGCAATTTTATCCTTTTAGTTTTCCGCGTCAATTTCTTACAAGCGGTGGGCTAGGGACGATGGGTTATGGTCTCCCTGCAGCATTAGGAGCGAAGCTTGCATGCAATGATAAAGTGGTGGTAAATATCACTGGAGATGGCTCGATTCTGATGAATATCCAAGAGTTAATGACTTGCGTGGCTTATAAGATTCCATTTATTAATATCATCTTGAATAATAATTATTTAGGAATGGTGCGGCAATGGCAGACATTTTTCTATGAAGATCGTTTTTCTCATGTTGATTTGAGCGCACAGCCTGATTTTGCGAAACTTATAGAATCTTTTGGTGGGGTTGGTTTCCGTGTAGAGCATAAAAAAGACTTTGAGCAATCATTGCAAAAGGCTTTAGATTCTCAAAAAGTTGCCTTTATTGAAGTTATTATCGATAGGTATGAGAATGTTTTGCCTATGGTGCCAAGTGGTAAGGCTATTTATGAGATGATTTTGGAAGATGAAAAGGATAAGTGA
- a CDS encoding phosphatase PAP2 family protein — MRTILLSIFLLIASPHVKAASTDFEAFGDAFRFLPLYVMVVSVAIEDYRGVGELALGTLTGQLITEGIKWGMDTLHDNGYNVAFAKRPCCDSWKGMPSGHASGAFSAAGFVFHRYGWKPAIPTTILATLVAASRVEARKHSLLQVSVGALIGWGSAWIFTKKYLPENVSVMPVIDSDKQGHTSYSIHFAYRF, encoded by the coding sequence ATGAGAACAATATTATTGAGCATTTTTTTATTGATTGCTTCTCCCCATGTGAAAGCTGCTTCAACGGATTTTGAAGCATTCGGTGATGCTTTTCGTTTTCTCCCTCTTTATGTGATGGTAGTCTCTGTGGCAATAGAGGATTATAGAGGGGTAGGAGAGCTTGCTTTGGGAACTTTGACTGGGCAGCTTATCACTGAAGGGATAAAATGGGGAATGGATACATTGCATGATAATGGATATAATGTCGCGTTTGCCAAACGCCCTTGTTGCGATAGTTGGAAGGGTATGCCAAGCGGACATGCAAGCGGTGCGTTTAGTGCGGCTGGATTTGTCTTTCATCGTTACGGGTGGAAGCCTGCTATTCCTACGACTATTCTCGCGACACTTGTTGCTGCATCAAGAGTAGAGGCAAGGAAACATTCTCTTTTGCAAGTGAGTGTGGGAGCATTGATCGGCTGGGGGTCAGCGTGGATTTTTACCAAAAAATATCTGCCTGAAAATGTGTCGGTGATGCCTGTGATTGATTCTGATAAGCAAGGTCATACAAGCTATAGCATTCATTTTGCCTATCGCTTTTAG
- the pdxA gene encoding 4-hydroxythreonine-4-phosphate dehydrogenase: MSKIAISIGDINGVGIEIALRAHKDIAQWCEPIYCVHSEILESALALLGKEEVFDSVLRSMCFSPPAVGFLENLRIQAGEISALSGAYSYESFMQAVRLAQDSQCDAIVTLPIHKKAWQLGGVPYVGHTEALGAYFGVHSIMMLGCESMFVALFSDHIALKEVSPLVKDSDVRDFLVCFARSVCLNEPCCVLGLNPHCGDGGLMGNEDEEICRAIKEANKILKKDLFFGAYPPDSAFSPLNRERFRYFVSMYHDVGLAPLKALYFEESINVSLNLPILRTSVDHGVAYDKAYKNDASLSLTSYFNAVKYALKHQKNKKDFL; encoded by the coding sequence GTGTCAAAGATAGCCATTTCTATTGGTGATATTAATGGTGTGGGGATTGAGATTGCCTTAAGAGCGCATAAAGACATTGCCCAATGGTGTGAGCCTATTTATTGTGTGCATTCAGAGATTTTAGAATCTGCCCTTGCGCTTTTAGGCAAAGAAGAAGTCTTTGATTCTGTTTTGCGCTCAATGTGTTTTTCTCCGCCTGCAGTGGGATTTTTAGAGAATCTTCGCATTCAAGCAGGCGAGATTTCTGCTTTGAGCGGTGCATACAGCTATGAAAGTTTTATGCAAGCGGTGCGTTTGGCGCAAGATTCTCAATGTGATGCAATCGTAACACTTCCGATACATAAAAAAGCTTGGCAACTTGGTGGTGTTCCTTATGTCGGTCATACGGAAGCTTTGGGTGCGTATTTTGGTGTGCATTCTATTATGATGCTAGGCTGTGAATCAATGTTTGTAGCACTTTTTAGTGATCACATTGCTTTAAAAGAAGTAAGCCCTCTTGTGAAAGATTCTGATGTGAGGGATTTTCTTGTGTGTTTTGCACGGAGTGTTTGTTTGAATGAGCCTTGTTGTGTGTTGGGATTAAATCCACATTGCGGCGATGGCGGACTAATGGGCAATGAAGACGAGGAGATTTGTAGGGCGATTAAAGAGGCAAATAAGATTCTCAAAAAAGATTTATTTTTTGGGGCTTATCCTCCCGATAGTGCTTTTAGCCCGCTTAATAGAGAGCGTTTTAGATATTTTGTGAGTATGTATCATGATGTGGGACTTGCCCCGCTAAAGGCTTTGTATTTTGAAGAAAGCATCAATGTGAGTTTGAATCTGCCCATTTTAAGGACTTCTGTCGATCATGGCGTGGCTTATGATAAGGCGTATAAAAATGATGCGTCTTTAAGTCTCACGAGTTATTTTAATGCTGTAAAATACGCCCTTAAGCATCAGAAAAACAAAAAGGATTTTTTATGA
- the ilvN gene encoding acetolactate synthase small subunit, producing MNTRTSICITVINEHSVLARVSGLFSARGYNIESLTVAPIPHTELSRITILTRGNKEVLEQIIKQVHKLIPVVSVVNSDNLLEKEVVLVKFPIQEKLADIEVLCRAYNGKIANANEKYIIAVATDKPDRIEHFIKAISVFKPKEIVRSGVVAMERY from the coding sequence ATGAATACGCGAACTAGCATTTGCATTACGGTGATTAATGAGCATAGCGTTTTAGCTCGTGTATCGGGCTTGTTTTCAGCGCGTGGGTATAATATCGAATCGCTCACGGTCGCACCTATTCCTCATACAGAGCTTTCAAGGATTACGATTTTGACACGTGGCAATAAAGAGGTGCTTGAACAAATCATCAAGCAAGTCCATAAATTAATCCCTGTGGTAAGCGTAGTCAATAGTGATAATTTACTTGAAAAAGAAGTCGTATTAGTAAAGTTTCCTATTCAAGAAAAGCTTGCGGATATTGAAGTGCTTTGTCGGGCTTATAATGGAAAAATAGCAAATGCAAATGAAAAATATATTATTGCCGTAGCGACAGATAAGCCTGATAGAATCGAACATTTTATTAAAGCAATCAGTGTCTTTAAGCCTAAAGAGATTGTCCGTAGTGGTGTCGTTGCAATGGAGCGATATTAG
- a CDS encoding phosphotransferase yields the protein MLSGGGGTLSGIKEAIAEYKDDESFMIVWCDLILSEGFAIPSEKGNYIGISKDFECRWSYINNKFIKEPSKENGVAGLFIFENKKVLDNIPTEGALVGWLKNQNLTFNRLDLYGTKEIGTLLSYGDNNDTPRCRPFNTIEFKDDFVIKRGINEQGRKIAVDEVAWYKHVKALGFKNIPDIYEYEPLKMKRVQGKNIYEYDCLTKSQKYEILKKLIQALQELHHTESAQPVNIHDVEDVFFNKTFDRLSQVENLIPFADKEFIKINGSYYKNVFFDKEALKEAIKKVYPREFRLIHGDCTFSNLMFDTYEMKAILIDPRGYFGKTKLYGDVDYDWAKLYYSLRGEYDQFNRKKFTLDIRENEVEIAIKPNNWADMEDFFFECLPNVSKYKIKLLHAIIWLSLTTYAWEDYDSICGAFYNGIIKLNEVL from the coding sequence ATGTTGTCGGGGGGGGGGGGCACACTTTCTGGCATAAAAGAGGCAATCGCAGAGTATAAAGACGATGAATCCTTTATGATCGTATGGTGCGATCTTATTTTATCAGAAGGATTTGCAATACCCTCTGAAAAAGGGAACTACATTGGCATTTCTAAAGACTTCGAATGCCGCTGGTCATACATTAACAACAAATTTATCAAAGAACCCTCAAAAGAAAATGGTGTCGCTGGATTATTCATCTTTGAGAATAAAAAAGTGCTTGACAATATCCCTACTGAAGGTGCTTTGGTCGGTTGGCTAAAAAATCAGAATCTCACATTTAACCGCCTTGATTTATATGGCACAAAAGAAATCGGGACTTTGCTTTCTTATGGTGATAATAACGATACGCCTCGTTGCAGACCTTTTAACACGATAGAATTTAAAGATGATTTTGTTATCAAGCGAGGTATCAATGAGCAAGGACGAAAAATCGCTGTTGATGAAGTCGCTTGGTATAAGCATGTCAAGGCATTAGGTTTTAAAAACATTCCTGACATTTATGAATACGAGCCGTTGAAAATGAAGCGGGTTCAAGGGAAAAATATCTATGAATATGACTGCTTGACAAAGAGCCAAAAATACGAGATTCTCAAAAAACTTATCCAAGCTTTGCAAGAATTACATCATACAGAATCTGCACAGCCGGTAAATATCCACGATGTGGAAGATGTGTTTTTCAATAAAACTTTTGATAGGCTCTCCCAAGTTGAGAATCTTATCCCTTTTGCGGATAAAGAATTTATCAAAATCAATGGAAGCTATTATAAAAATGTCTTCTTTGACAAAGAGGCATTAAAAGAAGCGATAAAAAAAGTTTATCCTCGTGAGTTTCGCTTGATTCATGGTGATTGCACTTTCTCAAACTTGATGTTTGATACCTATGAAATGAAAGCGATTTTGATTGACCCAAGAGGGTATTTTGGTAAGACAAAACTATACGGCGATGTCGATTACGACTGGGCAAAATTGTATTATTCTCTAAGGGGTGAATACGATCAATTTAATCGCAAGAAATTTACGCTTGATATTCGTGAGAATGAAGTGGAAATCGCGATTAAGCCTAATAATTGGGCTGATATGGAGGACTTTTTCTTCGAATGTCTGCCCAATGTGAGTAAGTATAAAATCAAACTTTTGCACGCTATTATTTGGTTAAGTCTCACAACTTATGCTTGGGAAGACTATGACAGCATTTGCGGAGCATTTTATAATGGAATCATTAAACTTAATGAGGTGCTTTGA
- the alaS gene encoding alanine--tRNA ligase encodes MAHKDIRWLYLDFFQKQSHKIYDSMPLVPDDASLLFTNAGMVQFKDIFTGKIPIPTPPRATSSQLCIRAGGKHNDLENVGYTARHHTLFEMLGNFSFGDYFKKDAIAYAWEFVTKTLGFDKSLLYVTIHESDDEAYTLWCEHIAPERIKRMGDKDNFWQMGDSGPCGPCSEIYVDQGEKYFHSSEDYFGGEGDRFLEIWNLVFMQYEQKEGIRTPLPKPSIDTGMGLERVVALLEKKINNFDTSLFAPLMRQIENLTHKKYYHDDEVFDNVMGFSDAQIVETKKIQASFRVIADHARSVAFLLAQGVNFDKEGRGYVLRRILRRAVRHGYLLGLQKPFLYEVIGVVCEEMGGHYGYLLERKNAIKEQCRNEEERFFETIESGMELFSKELQKLLGLLSKDKTLRFSGEVAFKLYDTYGFPLDLTQDMLREYHIEVDMASFDQCMNAQKSRSKASWKGSGDALKEGDFNELLAVFGKNTFVGYESTKASSRILALLDSDFKRVASLQSGEIGYVMLENTPFYPESGGPVGDKGELFKPSHQSAGEILAKVLDTQKYFDLNLSHIEVLAALKEGDFVQANVSDERNEIAKHHSATHLLHRSLRKILGSHIAQAGSLVESNRLRFDFSHPKALSFEELESIEHDVNAQILAGNPQMCEIMSIDEAKKKGAMALFGEKYGERVRVVSFGDSIELCGGIHTPNTAQIGSFYITKESGVSSGVRRIEAVCGAAAYEYGKMALREIHKAKESLKAQNLTQGIEKLKEHISELKQKVAKAKQSVKSFDYEEVAGVKLIVLKIDSLNSSEVKEIVDKAKNENERVAILLLTESKGISIVAGVKNAPLKAGEWVKQVASVLGGNGGGRDDFATAGGKDASKISEALDLARSIAKEKLQD; translated from the coding sequence GTGGCACACAAGGACATTCGTTGGCTTTATCTCGACTTTTTCCAAAAACAATCGCACAAAATCTATGATTCTATGCCTCTCGTGCCTGATGATGCAAGTTTGCTTTTTACTAATGCAGGAATGGTGCAGTTTAAAGATATTTTTACGGGCAAGATTCCAATCCCTACACCTCCACGCGCGACTAGCTCACAGCTATGTATTCGTGCAGGTGGTAAGCATAATGACTTAGAGAATGTCGGCTACACTGCGCGGCATCACACACTTTTTGAGATGCTGGGTAATTTTAGCTTTGGGGATTACTTCAAAAAAGATGCGATTGCGTATGCGTGGGAATTTGTAACAAAAACTTTAGGTTTTGACAAATCGCTATTATATGTAACTATTCATGAAAGTGATGATGAAGCTTACACACTATGGTGTGAGCATATTGCGCCAGAGCGTATCAAGCGTATGGGGGATAAAGATAATTTTTGGCAAATGGGCGATAGCGGACCTTGCGGACCTTGCAGTGAAATCTATGTCGATCAAGGCGAAAAATATTTTCATTCAAGTGAAGATTATTTCGGCGGTGAGGGGGATAGATTCTTAGAAATATGGAATCTTGTCTTTATGCAATATGAGCAAAAAGAGGGAATCCGCACACCTTTACCAAAACCTAGCATTGATACAGGTATGGGGTTGGAGCGCGTGGTAGCACTTTTAGAAAAAAAGATCAATAACTTTGACACTTCGCTTTTTGCGCCTTTGATGCGTCAGATTGAGAATCTCACACATAAAAAATATTATCACGATGATGAAGTGTTTGATAATGTGATGGGCTTTAGCGATGCGCAAATCGTGGAGACAAAGAAGATTCAAGCGAGTTTTCGTGTGATTGCCGATCATGCGCGCAGTGTCGCATTTTTGCTCGCACAAGGGGTGAATTTTGACAAAGAGGGGAGAGGCTATGTCTTGCGTAGAATCTTGCGCCGTGCCGTGCGACATGGGTATTTGTTAGGGCTTCAAAAGCCTTTTTTGTATGAAGTCATCGGTGTCGTATGTGAAGAAATGGGCGGACATTATGGCTATTTATTAGAGCGTAAGAATGCTATTAAGGAGCAGTGCCGCAACGAAGAGGAGCGATTTTTTGAGACGATAGAATCTGGAATGGAGCTTTTTAGCAAGGAATTGCAAAAGCTTTTAGGATTACTTTCAAAAGATAAGACTTTGAGATTTAGCGGTGAGGTGGCTTTTAAGCTTTATGATACCTATGGATTCCCGCTTGATTTGACGCAAGATATGTTGCGTGAATACCATATTGAAGTGGATATGGCGAGTTTTGATCAATGTATGAATGCACAGAAGTCGCGCTCCAAAGCGAGCTGGAAAGGCAGTGGCGATGCGTTAAAAGAGGGTGATTTCAATGAATTGCTCGCAGTATTTGGTAAAAATACTTTTGTGGGTTATGAATCTACAAAAGCATCATCTCGTATTCTTGCATTGTTGGATTCTGATTTTAAACGCGTGGCTTCTTTGCAAAGTGGCGAGATTGGCTATGTGATGTTAGAAAATACACCTTTTTATCCCGAGAGCGGAGGACCTGTGGGAGATAAGGGGGAGCTTTTTAAACCTTCTCATCAATCCGCAGGTGAGATTCTCGCTAAGGTGCTTGATACGCAAAAATATTTTGATCTTAACCTCTCTCATATTGAGGTATTAGCAGCGTTAAAAGAAGGTGATTTTGTGCAAGCAAATGTGAGTGATGAGCGCAATGAGATTGCTAAACATCATTCAGCCACGCATTTATTGCATCGTTCGTTGCGTAAGATTTTAGGCTCTCATATCGCACAAGCAGGGAGCTTGGTAGAATCTAATCGTTTGCGTTTTGACTTTTCGCACCCTAAGGCTTTGTCGTTTGAAGAGTTAGAATCTATTGAGCATGATGTGAATGCGCAGATTCTCGCAGGGAATCCTCAAATGTGCGAGATTATGAGCATTGATGAGGCGAAGAAAAAGGGCGCAATGGCACTTTTTGGCGAAAAATATGGTGAGCGTGTGCGTGTGGTGAGTTTTGGAGATTCTATTGAGCTATGCGGTGGAATTCATACGCCCAATACTGCACAGATTGGGAGTTTTTATATCACAAAGGAAAGCGGTGTGAGTAGCGGTGTGCGCAGAATCGAAGCGGTATGCGGCGCAGCGGCGTATGAGTATGGAAAAATGGCTTTGAGAGAGATTCATAAGGCAAAAGAGAGCCTTAAGGCACAGAATCTCACGCAAGGGATTGAAAAACTTAAAGAACATATCAGCGAGCTTAAGCAAAAAGTCGCAAAGGCGAAACAAAGCGTGAAGAGTTTTGACTATGAGGAAGTCGCGGGTGTGAAATTAATCGTCTTAAAGATAGATTCTCTAAACTCTAGTGAGGTAAAGGAGATTGTCGATAAGGCAAAGAATGAGAATGAAAGAGTGGCGATTTTATTACTCACAGAATCAAAAGGTATCTCTATCGTTGCGGGAGTCAAAAATGCACCGCTTAAAGCGGGAGAGTGGGTAAAGCAAGTCGCGTCAGTATTAGGAGGCAATGGCGGAGGAAGAGATGATTTTGCTACTGCTGGCGGGAAAGATGCAAGTAAAATCAGTGAGGCGTTAGACTTGGCAAGGAGTATTGCGAAAGAAAAATTACAAGATTAG